A genomic window from Chaetodon trifascialis isolate fChaTrf1 chromosome 22, fChaTrf1.hap1, whole genome shotgun sequence includes:
- the LOC139350358 gene encoding monocarboxylate transporter 2-like codes for MPPPATSPPAVPPPDGGWGWAVVLGSFISIGFSYAFPKAITVYFKDIQVIFGASYSQIAWISSIMLAVMYAAGPISSILVNTYGCRPIVMMGGCLCATGMILASFCNSVVQLYLCIGVIGGLGLAFNLQPALTMIGKYFYKKRPIANGLAMAGSPVFLSTLAPLNQYLFNKYGWRGSFLILGGLLLNCCVAGSLMRPLGPPPGKIKKDEEIAAIATTTKEKRTAWQTINKYLDLTLFNHRGFLIYLSGNVIMFLGFFAPIVFLAAYAKDMGVDEYSAAFLLSILAFVDMFARPSMGLLANSRWVRPKIQYFFSFAVLYNGVCHILCPLADSYTGLVLYAVFFGFAFGMVSSVLFETLMDLVGAQRFSSAVGLTTIVECCPVLIGPPLAGKLVDITKNYKYMYFCCGAVVILASIWLFIGNFINYRLLERERKCSEMYKRTETEDPDQVQEQKEADGEAQASEELVDKCKKDEEPMQRETNI; via the exons ATGCCACCCCCAGCCACAAGTCCCCCCGCCGTGCCCCCACCGGACGGCGGTTGGGGGTGGGCTGTGGTGTTAGGATCTTTCATCTCCATCGGCTTCTCGTACGCTTTCCCCAAGGCCATCACAGTCTACTTCAAAGACATCCAGGTCATCTTCGGCGCCTCCTACAGTCAGATTGCATGGATCTCCTCCATCATGCTTGCGGTCATGTATGCTGCAG GTCCCATCAGCAGTATATTGGTCAACACATATGGCTGCAGGCCCATCGTCATGATGGGGGGCTGCCTCTGTGCCACTGGCATGATCTTGGCTTCCTTTTGCAACAGCGTAGTGCAGCTTTACCTCTGCATAGGAGTTATCGGTG GACTTGGCCTAGCCTTCAACCTGCAGCCAGCGCTGACTATGATTGGCAAATACTTCTATAAGAAGCGTCCCATTGCTAATGGGCTGGCAATGGCAGGCAGTCCGGTGTTCCTCAGCACCCTGGCTCCTCTCAATCAATACCTCTTCAATAAGTACGGCTGGAGAGGCAGCTTCCTCATCCTGGGTGGCCTGCTGCTGAACTGCTGTGTTGCTGGCTCCCTCATGAGGCCTCTGGGACCGCCACCTGGCAAGATCAAGAAGGACGAAGAAATAGCCGCCATTGccaccacaacaaaagaaaagcgCACTGCCTGGCAGACGATCAATAAGTACCTGGACCTGACACTTTTCAACCATCGTGGCTTCCTCATTTACCTGTCAGGAAATGTCATCATGTTCTTGGGCTTCTTTGCACCCATTGTCTTCCTTGCGGCCTACGCAAAAGACATGGGGGTGGACGAGTACTCGGCTGCCTTCCTGCTCTCAATTCTTGCTTTTGTCGACATGTTTGCCAGGCCATCAATGGGGCTATTGGCCAACTCGCGCTGGGTACGGCCCAAGATCCAGTACTTCTTCAGCTTTGCTGTGCTATACAATGGGGTGTGCCACATCCTCTGTCCACTGGCAGACAGCTACACAGGTCTGGTGTTGTATGCAGTATTCTTTGGCTTTGCCTTTGGCATGGTCAGCTCAGTGCTCTTTGAAACACTGATGGACCTGGTTGGGGCTCAGAGGTTCTCCAGTGCTGTGGGACTCACCACCATTGTGGAGTGTTGCCCAGTCCTCATTGGTCCACCTCTAGCAG GAAAACTTGTTGACATCACAAAAAACTACAAGTACATGTATTTTTGCTGTGGAGCTGTCGTGATTTTGGCAAGTATTTGGCTCTTCATTGGAAACTTCATTAACTACAGACTTTTGGAGCGTGAGCGCAAGTGTTCAGAGATGTACAAAAGGACTGAGACAGAAGATCCAGACCAAGTTCAGGAACAGAAGGAAGCTGATGGGGAAGCACAGGCATCAGAGGAGCTGGTtgacaaatgcaaaaaagaTGAGGAACCTATGCAGCGGGAAACCAACATCTAG